A single Pseudomonas sp. DC1.2 DNA region contains:
- the lexA gene encoding transcriptional repressor LexA yields MYSMTTLTPRRTAILTFIRDRIAEHGQSPSLAEISEAFGFASRSVARKHVLALTEAGLIEVNPNQARGIRLLGQPARPELLDIPVLGRVAAGLPISADAEVHSRLLLDPSIFSRVPDYMLRVQGDSMIEDGILDGDLVGVHRNPEALTGQIVVARLDGEVTIKRFERVGDTVRLLPRNPAYQPIIVEADQDFAIEGVFCGLVRQG; encoded by the coding sequence ATGTACTCCATGACGACTCTAACGCCCCGCCGTACCGCCATCCTGACCTTTATCCGTGATCGAATCGCGGAGCACGGCCAGTCCCCGAGCCTCGCTGAAATCAGCGAGGCCTTTGGTTTTGCCTCCCGCAGCGTGGCCCGCAAGCATGTGTTGGCGCTGACCGAGGCCGGTTTGATCGAGGTCAACCCGAATCAGGCCCGGGGCATTCGTTTGCTCGGGCAACCGGCGCGCCCCGAGCTACTGGACATTCCCGTGCTTGGCCGGGTTGCTGCCGGCTTACCGATCAGCGCCGATGCCGAGGTTCACAGCCGCTTGCTGCTCGATCCGTCGATCTTTTCCAGGGTGCCGGATTACATGCTGCGGGTTCAGGGCGACTCGATGATCGAGGACGGCATTCTCGACGGTGATCTTGTGGGGGTACACCGCAACCCCGAGGCGCTCACCGGGCAGATCGTGGTGGCGCGGCTCGATGGCGAAGTCACCATCAAGCGTTTTGAGCGGGTCGGCGATACGGTGCGCCTGCTGCCGCGCAACCCGGCGTATCAACCGATCATCGTCGAAGCCGATCAGGACTTTGCTATCGAAGGGGTGTTCTGCGGCTTGGTGAGGCAAGGGTGA
- a CDS encoding bacteriocin immunity protein — translation MELKSDLADYTEQEFKALIDAIDDAGTEEDRGELVEHFNQVVPHPAGSDLLFYPEDGVDDSSDGVVQTIKDYCVFKGLPGFKDA, via the coding sequence ATGGAACTTAAGAGCGATCTTGCCGATTACACTGAGCAGGAGTTCAAAGCCTTGATTGACGCTATCGACGATGCTGGGACGGAAGAAGACCGGGGAGAATTGGTAGAGCACTTCAATCAGGTCGTGCCGCACCCTGCGGGTAGCGACTTATTGTTCTATCCAGAGGATGGGGTAGATGATTCGTCGGACGGAGTAGTACAGACAATCAAAGACTACTGCGTTTTCAAGGGATTGCCGGGGTTCAAAGACGCCTGA
- a CDS encoding amidohydrolase, with product MKRFLPNLLVAAVSFASMEVMAATDLVLLNGQIFTANRDQPKVQAMAVENGTVRQVGSDAQIKALIEPGTRVIDLGGKALMPGLIDSHSHAIFGGLERVAANMQDAVVSLDELEKRLRSWRDDGTAKHGDVLSVAGMSSAYWAQAQAFGKKFNAAEWANVPVVFTGSDHHTAWANNVMLKRAGINTELLNSLPAAERDTIGKLADGTPDGFLVDAGWDRVASTMPVPSAADMLKAAQTAVRYNNSLGITAWMDPAANAAPGEAVFAIKPTEKTVGVLPVYQALSQTGAMTVHVAALLVANPKSRPADLDTLDKVRQQFQGIPNLTLPGIKIFADGVSEFPAQSAAMIEPYKNSHKRGELLIDPQHFGELVSAIDQRGWLVHIHAIGDRAVREALKGIEQARKDRKSGVTHSITHLQMVNPKEFARFKPLNVIASMQLLWATADDSTYGMIKPYVSAQAFRYQYPAHSLLKHGATLAGASDWPVSSPNPWNAMAQAMTRAGPLGVLNADERIDRETLFYAYTLNAARTIGLDKKIGSLTAGKQADFIVLDRDVFSVDESALNDTQVLQTWFAGRQVYGEAL from the coding sequence ATGAAAAGGTTCCTCCCGAATCTGCTGGTTGCCGCTGTGAGTTTTGCCTCGATGGAAGTCATGGCCGCCACCGACCTGGTGTTGCTCAATGGCCAGATTTTTACCGCCAACCGTGACCAACCCAAGGTGCAGGCCATGGCGGTAGAAAACGGCACCGTGCGACAAGTCGGCAGCGATGCGCAGATCAAGGCGTTGATCGAGCCCGGCACCCGTGTCATCGACCTCGGTGGCAAGGCACTGATGCCCGGTCTTATCGACAGTCATTCGCACGCCATTTTCGGAGGCCTGGAAAGGGTCGCGGCCAATATGCAGGATGCCGTGGTCAGCCTCGACGAACTGGAAAAGCGCCTGCGTAGCTGGCGTGACGACGGCACGGCCAAGCACGGCGATGTACTGAGCGTGGCGGGCATGAGTTCGGCGTATTGGGCGCAGGCGCAAGCCTTTGGCAAAAAATTCAACGCCGCAGAATGGGCTAACGTGCCAGTGGTCTTCACCGGCAGCGACCACCACACCGCGTGGGCCAATAACGTGATGCTCAAGCGTGCCGGCATCAACACCGAACTGCTGAACAGCTTGCCCGCCGCTGAGCGCGACACCATTGGCAAACTCGCCGACGGCACCCCTGACGGATTTTTGGTGGATGCCGGTTGGGACCGGGTCGCCTCGACGATGCCCGTGCCGAGCGCTGCCGACATGCTCAAGGCCGCACAAACCGCCGTGCGCTACAACAACAGCCTGGGGATTACGGCCTGGATGGACCCTGCCGCCAACGCCGCGCCAGGCGAAGCGGTATTTGCCATCAAGCCCACAGAAAAAACCGTCGGCGTACTGCCGGTTTACCAAGCGCTATCGCAAACCGGCGCCATGACGGTCCACGTCGCCGCCCTGCTGGTCGCCAACCCTAAAAGCAGGCCGGCCGATCTCGACACCCTGGACAAGGTTCGCCAGCAATTTCAGGGCATCCCCAACCTGACCCTGCCCGGAATCAAGATCTTCGCCGATGGCGTCAGCGAGTTTCCGGCCCAAAGTGCGGCGATGATCGAACCCTACAAAAACTCGCATAAACGGGGTGAATTGCTGATTGATCCGCAGCATTTTGGCGAACTGGTCAGCGCCATCGACCAGCGCGGCTGGCTGGTACACATCCATGCCATCGGCGATCGCGCCGTGCGTGAAGCCCTGAAGGGTATCGAACAGGCGCGCAAGGATCGGAAGAGTGGCGTGACCCACTCGATCACGCACCTGCAAATGGTCAACCCAAAAGAGTTTGCGCGGTTCAAACCGCTCAACGTCATCGCCTCGATGCAACTGCTGTGGGCCACCGCCGACGACAGCACCTACGGCATGATCAAGCCCTACGTCAGCGCCCAGGCCTTCCGTTATCAGTACCCGGCGCACTCGCTGCTCAAACACGGTGCGACCCTTGCCGGCGCCAGCGACTGGCCGGTGTCATCGCCCAACCCGTGGAATGCCATGGCCCAGGCGATGACTCGAGCCGGCCCGCTGGGCGTGCTTAACGCCGACGAGCGAATCGACCGCGAAACGCTGTTCTACGCCTACACCCTCAACGCTGCCCGCACCATCGGCCTGGACAAAAAGATAGGCTCATTGACCGCTGGCAAACAGGCTGACTTTATCGTGCTGGACCGCGACGTGTTCAGCGTCGATGAGAGCGCCCTGAACGATACCCAGGTACTCCAGACCTGGTTCGCCGGTCGACAGGTTTACGGCGAGGCGCTTTAA
- a CDS encoding LysR family transcriptional regulator: MDKLGALKMFVATAQLGSFSRAAEQLGKTPSALTKAVNHLEAELGARLFERTTRRILLTEVGRLYLETARQVLQRLEEAGEEIEQLQHGLRGHLKITGPLAYGRAFLDEVCGGFLQQYPQINLQVDLCDEFVNLLESGYDLALREGHDDLPGLIARVVGSNRLALCASPAYLERQKLAVTPHTLDAHEWLLYRHPLLSREFWWVERDGQRLSLPQPRAPRLSSDNYDLLLANALAGHGLLHTPLWSAAPYLAEGRLVQVMADYEIDPDSFGPHILAVYPSHRRATAKVVAFIDYLEGFLAARRLS; the protein is encoded by the coding sequence ATGGACAAGCTGGGCGCTTTGAAAATGTTTGTGGCCACGGCGCAACTGGGTAGTTTCAGCCGCGCGGCGGAGCAGTTGGGCAAGACCCCCTCAGCCCTGACCAAAGCGGTCAACCACCTGGAAGCGGAATTGGGGGCCCGTCTGTTCGAGCGCACTACGCGACGGATTTTGCTGACGGAAGTGGGGCGGCTTTATCTGGAAACTGCGCGACAGGTGTTGCAGCGGCTGGAGGAGGCCGGTGAGGAAATCGAGCAACTGCAGCATGGCCTGCGCGGCCATTTGAAAATCACCGGTCCACTGGCCTACGGGCGCGCATTCCTTGACGAAGTGTGTGGCGGATTTTTGCAGCAATACCCGCAGATCAACCTGCAAGTGGACCTGTGCGATGAGTTCGTCAACCTGCTGGAAAGCGGCTACGACCTGGCCCTGCGCGAAGGCCATGACGATTTGCCGGGGCTGATTGCCCGTGTCGTCGGCAGCAATCGCCTGGCGCTGTGCGCCAGCCCGGCCTATCTGGAGCGCCAGAAACTGGCGGTCACCCCGCACACGCTCGATGCGCACGAGTGGTTGCTGTATCGCCATCCGTTGCTCAGCCGCGAGTTCTGGTGGGTCGAGCGTGACGGGCAGCGTTTAAGCCTGCCACAGCCTCGGGCGCCGCGATTGAGCAGCGACAATTACGACTTGCTGTTGGCCAATGCCCTGGCCGGTCACGGGTTGTTGCACACGCCGTTATGGAGCGCGGCGCCGTACCTGGCCGAGGGACGCCTGGTGCAGGTGATGGCAGACTACGAGATCGATCCGGACAGCTTTGGCCCGCACATTTTGGCGGTGTACCCGAGCCATCGACGGGCGACGGCCAAAGTCGTGGCGTTTATCGATTACCTCGAAGGGTTTCTGGCGGCCCGGCGGTTGAGCTGA
- a CDS encoding Dyp-type peroxidase: MSDYQPGILATPVAPQARHMFFALESVDALPAALDKLMQWVDGKSAVVGFGESLVKALNVQVEGLRAFPAMAGVGVDNPSTQHALWCWLHGVDRGELLNRSTAIEAALTPAFRLVQMNETFRHLTGHDLTGYEDGTENPHDEAAAAAALVREGAEGRVGGSFAAIQQWQHDLKGFHAMPSKEQDNLMGRRLSDNEELDDAPIYAHVKRTAQESFAPEAFVVRRSMPWIEGDRAGLMFLAFGFSLDAFEAQLRRMSGLEDGVTDGLYRISRPITGGYYWCPPLKDGHLDLRALDHAQQH; the protein is encoded by the coding sequence ATGAGTGACTACCAGCCGGGCATTCTCGCCACCCCCGTTGCGCCTCAAGCCCGTCATATGTTCTTTGCCCTTGAATCCGTCGATGCATTACCGGCGGCGCTCGACAAGCTGATGCAGTGGGTGGATGGGAAATCGGCGGTCGTCGGTTTTGGAGAGTCTCTGGTCAAGGCTCTGAATGTTCAAGTCGAAGGCTTGCGAGCATTCCCGGCGATGGCCGGTGTCGGCGTCGATAACCCATCGACCCAGCACGCCCTCTGGTGCTGGCTGCACGGGGTGGACCGCGGCGAGTTGCTCAATCGCAGCACCGCCATCGAAGCCGCGCTGACCCCGGCGTTTCGTCTGGTGCAGATGAACGAAACCTTTCGCCACTTGACCGGCCATGACCTGACCGGCTACGAAGACGGCACCGAAAACCCCCATGACGAAGCCGCAGCGGCGGCTGCGCTGGTGCGTGAGGGCGCTGAAGGCCGGGTGGGCGGCAGCTTCGCCGCGATCCAGCAATGGCAACACGACCTCAAAGGCTTCCACGCGATGCCGTCCAAAGAACAGGACAACCTCATGGGGCGGCGCTTGAGTGATAACGAAGAACTCGATGACGCGCCAATTTACGCCCACGTCAAACGCACTGCCCAGGAAAGCTTCGCCCCGGAAGCGTTCGTGGTCCGCCGCTCGATGCCGTGGATCGAGGGTGACCGCGCGGGTTTGATGTTCCTCGCATTCGGGTTTTCCCTCGACGCATTCGAGGCGCAACTGCGGCGCATGAGTGGCCTGGAAGACGGTGTCACTGACGGTCTTTACCGCATCAGCCGGCCGATCACCGGTGGTTACTACTGGTGTCCGCCACTCAAGGACGGACACCTGGACTTGCGTGCCTTAGACCACGCTCAGCAGCATTGA